Proteins found in one Ostrinia nubilalis chromosome 27, ilOstNubi1.1, whole genome shotgun sequence genomic segment:
- the LOC135084815 gene encoding BTB/POZ domain-containing protein 10 yields the protein MSDSQLPGQEAMTDQRRPFFYPDSSSDTEEYRRDEDRRKRLSKRNGPNIRGRLPNMPPKNQIPSAPTPSTSSAQDPPRNGQKSQIQLCDDRITLVVDNTRFVVDPAQFTAHPNTMLGRMFSSGLDFTHTNERGEYEVAEGISATVFRAILEYYRGGTIRCPPTVSVQELREACDYLLVPFDANTVRCQNLRGLLHELSNEGARRQFESFLERLILPLMVESAERGDRECHVVVLLDDDSVEWDEEYPPQMGDEYSQTVLSTPLYRFFKYIENRDVAKQVMKERGLKKIRLGVEGYPTYKEKVRKRPGGRAEVIYNYVQRPFIHMSWEKEEAKSRHVDFQCFKSKSVTNLAEATADPAIELDNRLR from the exons ATGTCCGACTCGCAATTGCCAGGCCAAGAGGCCATGACTGATCAACGCAGACCATTTTTCTACCCTGACAGCAGTAGCGACACCGAAGAGTATAGGAGAGACGAGGACCGTCGCAAGCGTTTGTCTAAGCGGAACGGCCCTAACATCCGCGGGAGACTGCCGAATATGCCTCCCAAGAACCAGATTCCTAGCGCGCCTACTCCTTCGACTTCGTCTGCTCAGGACCCTCCAAGGAACGGACAGAAGTCGCAAATCCAGCTGTGTGACGATAGAATTACCCTGGTGGTGGACAACACCAGGTTTGTGGTGGATCCTGCACAGTTCACTGCCCATCCTAATACCATGTTGGGCAGAATGTTTAGTTCTG GTCTAGACTTCACTCACACCAACGAGCGTGGCGAGTACGAAGTAGCCGAGGGCATCTCAGCGACAGTCTTCCGAGCCATCCTGGAGTACTACCGAGGAGGCACCATCCGCTGCCCGCCCACCGTGTCTGTGCAGGAGTTGAGAGAAGCCTGCGACTACTTGCTGGTGCCGTTTGACGCCAATACTGTTCGGTGCCAG aacctccGCGGCCTCCTCCACGAGTTATCCAACGAAGGCGCCCGCCGTCAATTCGAATCCTTCCTCGAGCGTCTGATCCTACCCCTGATGGTGGAGTCGGCCGAGCGCGGCGACCGCGAGTGCCACGTGGTGGTGCTGCTCGACGACGACTCGGTGGAGTGGGACGAGGAGTACCCGCCGCAGATGGGCGACGAGTACAGCCAGACCGTGCTGTCCACGCCGCTGTATAGGTTCTTCAAGTACATCGAGAACAG GGACGTGGCAAAGCAAGTGATGAAAGAGCGCGGGCTGAAGAAAATCCGTCTCGGAGTGGAGGGCTATCCTACGTATAAGGAGAAAGTGCGCAAGCGGCCCGGCGGACGCGCGGAG GTGATATACAACTACGTGCAGCGTCCATTCATTCACATGTCCTGGGAGAAGGAAGAAGCCAAGAGCCGCCATGTTGACTTCCAATGCTTCAAGAGCAAGTCCGTCACGAATCTCGCTGAGGCCACCGCTGACCCGGCCATCGAGCTGGATAACAG acttaggtaa